Proteins found in one Ruficoccus amylovorans genomic segment:
- a CDS encoding LacI family DNA-binding transcriptional regulator, which translates to MKESAMCASKKNVGLKDIAEATGYSRITVSCALRSSPKVKASTAAIIRKKASELGYVPDPRVSAVMASVRAAKKRYQEPLAWLNASPERWYWRDYKWLTPYMEGAQKECAALGYRLDDFWLYEPGMTEKRMSQILINRGIRGVIITPAPTILGVSHLAFDWERLCGITFESALHSPRLHRVAPSYHYNLMLALKVLRLNGYRRIGLFMHNLENRRSQNTYLAALHYFQKDLPKHEQVRPLTFKSIWGLPNEIQFSKWAAEESQKPDQGNLRAKPLGMLRDWIAKEHPDAIVVQNQSIIEWLIELGLCVPNDIGVAHLALDDDCADWAGIWQNKRHIGAQAVRELITMLQTNQIGPPEIFHETLIRGNWRYGKTIKSR; encoded by the coding sequence ATGAAGGAATCAGCCATGTGTGCCTCCAAAAAAAACGTAGGTCTCAAGGACATTGCCGAAGCTACTGGCTATTCACGCATTACGGTCTCCTGCGCTCTGCGCTCCTCGCCCAAGGTCAAAGCCAGTACCGCCGCTATCATCAGAAAAAAAGCGTCCGAATTGGGTTATGTCCCCGATCCGCGTGTTTCCGCAGTGATGGCAAGCGTACGCGCAGCAAAAAAGCGCTATCAGGAGCCCCTTGCTTGGCTCAACGCCTCCCCCGAACGGTGGTATTGGCGGGACTACAAATGGTTGACCCCCTACATGGAAGGGGCTCAAAAAGAGTGTGCAGCGTTGGGATACCGGCTGGACGATTTCTGGCTGTATGAGCCTGGCATGACAGAAAAGCGGATGTCGCAGATACTGATCAATCGTGGCATTCGCGGAGTCATTATTACGCCCGCGCCCACTATCCTGGGTGTCTCCCACCTGGCCTTCGATTGGGAACGCTTATGCGGCATCACCTTTGAGAGCGCACTTCATTCCCCTCGCCTTCACCGTGTCGCACCCTCTTATCACTACAACCTAATGCTTGCCCTAAAAGTATTACGCCTAAATGGCTATAGGCGTATTGGCTTGTTCATGCATAATCTTGAGAACCGCCGTTCCCAAAACACCTATTTGGCAGCACTGCATTACTTTCAAAAAGACCTCCCCAAGCATGAGCAGGTACGGCCTTTAACCTTCAAAAGTATCTGGGGGCTTCCCAATGAAATTCAATTTTCCAAATGGGCTGCCGAGGAAAGTCAGAAACCAGATCAGGGAAATTTACGCGCAAAGCCATTGGGTATGCTCAGGGACTGGATAGCAAAGGAGCATCCAGACGCCATTGTCGTGCAGAACCAGAGTATAATAGAGTGGTTAATTGAACTCGGATTATGCGTACCCAATGATATTGGTGTCGCCCACCTGGCCTTGGATGACGACTGTGCGGACTGGGCCGGAATCTGGCAGAACAAGCGGCACATTGGTGCCCAGGCAGTCCGCGAATTAATCACCATGCTTCAAACGAATCAAATCGGACCGCCTGAGATCTTCCACGAAACTTTGATCCGTGGTAATTGGCGCTATGGAAAAACAATAAAATCGAGATAG
- a CDS encoding hydroxyacid dehydrogenase, producing MNKKPKAVYLLRPYAYDLIYGPEERRDISSLAEVLEPVMTMENWLKYPGICQQVEVIFSGWDMPLVDEVFLGTFPQLKAIFYGAGSIRGFATDLLWDRDITVSSAYRANAIPVCEFTVAQIVLATKHAWRLASETRTSRRFAASNSLVLPGMYKSVIGLISLGAVGRMIAERLSQYDVQVIAYDPFVESAEAKALGVDMCSLEEVFQRSDVVSCHTPWIKETEGMLTHELFMSMSHGATFINTARGAVVDQPGLIAALYKRPDLYAMLDVTWPEPPPPESPLYTLPNVWLTPHIAGSKGMECHRLGRTMVDELERYLSGEPLRFQILRDKAMVMA from the coding sequence ATGAATAAAAAACCTAAAGCCGTTTACCTGCTTCGGCCCTATGCCTACGATCTTATTTATGGGCCGGAGGAACGTCGCGATATTTCCTCACTGGCAGAGGTTTTGGAACCCGTGATGACAATGGAGAACTGGTTGAAATACCCTGGCATATGTCAGCAGGTTGAGGTCATCTTTTCGGGGTGGGACATGCCGCTGGTCGATGAAGTGTTCCTTGGGACGTTTCCCCAACTAAAAGCTATATTCTACGGCGCTGGGTCAATCCGCGGCTTCGCAACGGACTTACTCTGGGACCGAGATATCACAGTCAGCAGTGCTTACCGTGCCAATGCGATTCCGGTGTGTGAATTTACCGTGGCTCAGATTGTTCTAGCGACGAAGCATGCATGGAGGCTCGCATCCGAAACCCGGACGTCGAGACGCTTTGCGGCAAGTAATAGTTTAGTTCTTCCGGGTATGTATAAGTCTGTTATCGGGTTGATTTCGCTAGGTGCCGTCGGACGCATGATAGCCGAAAGACTGAGCCAATATGATGTACAGGTTATTGCTTACGACCCGTTTGTGGAGTCTGCCGAGGCGAAAGCGCTTGGTGTTGATATGTGCTCCTTGGAGGAAGTGTTTCAGCGTTCAGATGTGGTTAGTTGCCATACCCCTTGGATCAAGGAGACGGAAGGTATGCTCACCCATGAGCTTTTCATGTCCATGTCGCATGGGGCTACTTTTATCAATACTGCGCGCGGGGCGGTTGTCGATCAGCCAGGACTAATTGCGGCCCTGTATAAGCGTCCCGACCTCTACGCTATGCTTGATGTGACCTGGCCGGAGCCGCCGCCTCCCGAGTCGCCACTTTATACGCTTCCGAATGTCTGGCTCACACCCCACATTGCGGGTAGCAAAGGGATGGAGTGCCATCGGTTGGGGCGGACGATGGTTGATGAGTTGGAGCGTTATCTGTCGGGAGAACCGCTGAGGTTTCAGATATTGAGAGACAAGGCTATGGTCATGGCTTAA
- a CDS encoding DUF6250 domain-containing protein has translation MLRLFSLVFIAMSTCVVSFGECKWGDSFEGGLNNWVIEQAGDGDIISGDGCLEIKDKEGCTVWFRYRLNAPVVITYDAEVIDAGGDYDRLSDLNCFWMASDPRHPNDLFFENHGRTGDFKTYNILQTYYVGYGGNDNTTTRFRRYSGNGEKPLLPEHDLGSDEYLLMSEKVYHIRLEAIDGKVRYIRDGDVIFDFYDPDFLKSGWFGIRTFNSHLKIRNFRILAHDRN, from the coding sequence ATGCTACGTTTATTTAGTTTGGTTTTTATTGCCATGAGTACGTGTGTTGTGAGTTTCGGAGAATGCAAATGGGGCGATAGCTTCGAAGGAGGATTGAATAATTGGGTCATCGAGCAAGCGGGGGACGGAGACATCATATCAGGAGATGGCTGCTTAGAAATCAAAGATAAAGAAGGATGTACTGTATGGTTTCGATACCGATTGAACGCCCCGGTTGTTATTACATACGATGCTGAGGTAATTGACGCCGGAGGTGATTATGACCGATTGTCAGATTTAAATTGTTTCTGGATGGCCAGTGACCCACGTCATCCCAACGATTTATTCTTTGAAAATCATGGCAGGACAGGCGATTTTAAAACATATAATATATTGCAAACGTACTACGTTGGGTACGGTGGGAATGATAATACAACAACCCGTTTTCGCCGCTACTCGGGAAATGGTGAAAAACCCCTTTTGCCAGAGCATGATTTGGGATCCGATGAGTATCTTCTGATGTCTGAAAAGGTTTATCATATTCGCCTGGAAGCTATAGATGGAAAAGTCCGTTATATTAGAGATGGGGACGTGATTTTTGATTTCTATGATCCTGATTTCTTGAAATCCGGATGGTTTGGGATTCGCACTTTTAACAGCCACCTAAAAATAAGAAATTTCCGTATTTTGGCTCATGATCGCAATTAA
- a CDS encoding MFS transporter: protein MLAPYNKSTPQQSTTTRTWSVGTLVYTSGGLAILFFWLLLGDFSWSMRDRSVGPLSQWYLSSLEVPNLVFGLIVSSFPAAIGLILGPIISVKSDRHRGRWGRRIPFLLITTPMAALGMIGIGVTPLIASWVHGHFPDQEEWVVAVACFSVFWAFFEFATIAGQAVFGGLINDVVPKELLGRFYGMFRAISLIDGMIFNYWIMGKAPSHFTLILIVVGVFYGTSFMLVCFRVKEGEYPPPPSREKSTCGIIGNFWSEVRLYCRQCFTNPYYLSIFVMMTLATISFYPVNIFALPYARSLDISMDLYGKALALTYGISLSITFFIGWLVDVFHPLRVAMVSLFGYMLATLWGSLLADTQQSFLVAWVAHGVLSGCFFTSSASLGQRLYPHEKFAQFASAAGIFTSMSVVGIGPLVGTIIDLSGNVYRYTFTAGLILSASALLVAFYVYRRFTELGGTGSYSAPE, encoded by the coding sequence ATGCTCGCGCCTTACAATAAATCGACTCCTCAACAAAGCACGACTACGAGAACTTGGTCTGTCGGGACCCTTGTTTATACCTCGGGCGGATTAGCTATACTTTTCTTCTGGTTGTTGTTGGGAGACTTTTCGTGGTCAATGCGGGATCGGTCTGTCGGGCCATTGTCGCAGTGGTACTTGAGTAGCCTTGAGGTTCCGAATCTAGTATTCGGCCTGATCGTTAGTTCCTTTCCCGCCGCCATCGGATTAATTCTTGGGCCAATTATAAGTGTGAAGTCCGACCGGCATCGTGGTCGCTGGGGACGGCGCATTCCCTTCCTGTTGATAACCACCCCGATGGCAGCCTTGGGGATGATAGGGATCGGGGTGACTCCTTTGATCGCATCTTGGGTACATGGACATTTCCCGGACCAGGAAGAGTGGGTGGTCGCGGTTGCCTGTTTCAGCGTTTTCTGGGCTTTCTTTGAGTTTGCGACCATCGCCGGGCAGGCGGTTTTTGGCGGGTTGATCAACGATGTCGTCCCGAAGGAGTTGTTGGGGCGTTTCTACGGCATGTTCCGTGCCATCAGCCTGATCGACGGGATGATTTTCAACTACTGGATCATGGGCAAGGCTCCTTCGCACTTTACTCTGATCCTGATCGTCGTTGGTGTTTTCTACGGGACTTCTTTCATGCTGGTCTGTTTCAGGGTCAAAGAGGGAGAATATCCTCCTCCGCCGTCCCGAGAAAAAAGCACCTGTGGGATTATTGGGAACTTCTGGAGCGAAGTCAGGTTGTACTGCCGCCAGTGTTTCACCAATCCCTACTACCTGTCCATCTTTGTGATGATGACACTGGCCACGATTTCCTTTTACCCGGTCAACATTTTCGCCCTTCCTTATGCGCGAAGTCTAGATATCAGTATGGATCTTTACGGCAAGGCTCTGGCGTTGACGTACGGGATTTCCCTGTCGATCACTTTCTTTATCGGTTGGCTGGTTGATGTTTTTCACCCGTTGCGTGTGGCCATGGTTTCACTGTTCGGGTATATGCTGGCCACGTTGTGGGGTTCGTTGCTAGCCGATACTCAACAGTCTTTCCTGGTCGCATGGGTCGCGCATGGAGTGCTTTCCGGCTGCTTCTTTACAAGTTCAGCGTCCCTTGGCCAGAGACTGTACCCCCATGAGAAATTTGCCCAGTTTGCTTCGGCTGCCGGTATTTTTACCTCGATGAGTGTGGTGGGAATCGGGCCTCTGGTCGGAACGATCATCGATCTCTCAGGGAATGTCTACCGGTATACATTTACAGCCGGATTGATCCTGTCGGCATCCGCGCTACTGGTCGCATTTTATGTCTATCGCCGATTCACGGAATTGGGCGGCACCGGCAGTTACTCCGCCCCGGAATAA
- a CDS encoding 50S ribosomal protein L25 translates to MSEHILSVSTREGQGRGFARRLRAQGSIPAVIYGKSGSNKLAVTEKDFLLLMREIGGSATIVTLENDKGGKTTTLIQAVQRNPRTDRFEHIDFLEVSANQTITAHIPVHTHGEAKGVKTGGGSLEISLHEVEVSCLPKDLPEQIDLDVSGLDIGNTIHVAGLPEIKGVTYQGDPETVVVICNAPMAEEATDSAEGEETAEGEKPGEEA, encoded by the coding sequence ATGTCAGAACACATCCTATCCGTATCCACACGCGAGGGCCAAGGCCGGGGCTTTGCCCGCCGCCTGCGCGCACAGGGCAGCATCCCTGCAGTCATCTACGGAAAAAGCGGCTCCAACAAACTAGCCGTAACCGAGAAAGACTTTTTGCTGCTCATGCGCGAGATCGGTGGCTCCGCTACCATCGTGACCCTTGAGAACGACAAGGGTGGCAAGACCACCACCCTCATCCAGGCCGTGCAGCGCAATCCGCGCACCGACCGTTTCGAACACATCGACTTCCTCGAAGTCAGCGCCAACCAGACCATCACCGCCCACATCCCGGTGCACACGCACGGTGAAGCCAAGGGCGTCAAGACGGGCGGCGGCTCACTTGAGATCTCCCTCCACGAAGTGGAAGTCTCCTGCCTGCCCAAGGACCTGCCCGAGCAGATCGACCTGGACGTCTCCGGCCTCGACATCGGCAACACCATCCACGTGGCGGGACTCCCCGAGATCAAGGGCGTGACCTACCAGGGCGACCCTGAAACCGTTGTGGTCATTTGCAATGCCCCGATGGCCGAGGAGGCAACCGACTCCGCCGAAGGCGAAGAAACCGCCGAAGGCGAAAAACCCGGGGAAGAGGCTTAA
- a CDS encoding prepilin-type N-terminal cleavage/methylation domain-containing protein, whose amino-acid sequence MKTAKRHFATGKRGFTLTEFIVAVAVIVVLTAIAIPAISGIISNARMAGCSSNLRQLGAAGLLYVQDNGGKMFPYRSGDNQSMGWNWLLMPYVGFNKSQGSTKECEVFICPERTLDVKKPTYYLRFTYCINNTLVAGPEDSSPPLLNAITSPQNVIFFADSGQVPQWSGSSSYAFRWKRNPPPPDPKGILSPKADPDVDDSSNYGYFRYRHNGSCNAVFIDGHVDSFRPGEVLNENYYSSY is encoded by the coding sequence ATGAAAACCGCCAAAAGACACTTTGCGACGGGCAAGCGGGGTTTTACTCTGACGGAATTCATTGTTGCGGTCGCAGTGATTGTTGTCCTTACGGCAATTGCCATTCCAGCAATATCGGGGATTATATCAAATGCTCGCATGGCTGGATGTAGCAGCAATCTTCGCCAACTTGGTGCCGCAGGGCTGCTTTATGTGCAGGACAACGGTGGAAAAATGTTTCCTTATCGCAGTGGAGACAACCAGTCCATGGGGTGGAATTGGCTACTGATGCCATACGTCGGCTTTAATAAAAGCCAAGGATCTACCAAAGAGTGCGAGGTGTTTATATGTCCGGAGCGGACGCTGGATGTAAAAAAACCGACATACTATTTGAGGTTTACATACTGTATAAACAATACCTTGGTGGCTGGTCCTGAGGATTCTTCGCCTCCTCTTTTAAATGCGATAACAAGTCCACAGAATGTCATTTTCTTTGCCGACAGCGGACAGGTTCCGCAGTGGTCAGGTAGCTCTTCTTATGCATTTAGGTGGAAAAGAAATCCGCCTCCGCCAGACCCTAAAGGTATATTATCTCCCAAAGCAGATCCGGATGTCGATGATAGTTCAAATTATGGATATTTTAGATACCGTCACAATGGATCATGTAATGCTGTCTTTATTGATGGCCATGTGGATTCTTTTAGGCCTGGTGAGGTATTAAATGAAAATTATTACTCATCATATTGA
- a CDS encoding glycoside hydrolase family 2 TIM barrel-domain containing protein, protein MKALLRDSSISESSARTHPAVNDSLKGLPEIENPLVTGIKKLPPRNTSWPTPDTESGWASTYDHSPWLKSLNSEDAWSFCWSPEPSSRPAHFYRPDFDAQSWQRLRVPACWQMHGYGVPIYSNHCYPFQPDPPRVMSEPPPHYTAYTQRNPVGSYRRWFEVPDDWIEGSGERVLLHFAGVSAAMYVWVNGHLVGYSQDSRSPAEFDITEYLLTPDVGSNLLAVEVYSYCAGSYLEDQDMWRLSGIFRDVFLYRTPAVTVWDFHLEVALADDYEEASIALHFNLRRLGQSMAALLIRVCLHDEEGNEPWGAPVIAEKIKADEGVSKKVTLQNPKLWSHEIPYLYSALVELVDEESGIVIEARRMDVGFRRIEVLGQQLAINGRPIKVKGVNRHESNPEAGYVVSAADMERDIHLIKQANFNFVRGSHYPNDPRWYGLCNRHGLLVMDEANVESHGLSYHKCVLPGDDLLWEPMTVERLRRMVVRDRGQPCVVMWSLGNEAGYGKVFLRMREEAHRLDPERRLIQYADMNLAGDIDSQTYPTTEWLLDHLAGKAVRKGEHGELGSPEQHGIYPSGKPFIANEYAHAHGNALGNFKDYWDIFYAHPELWGGFIWEWADQTLLKKDEAGRLFHAYGGDFGDQPNDGRFCCKGLVSAERHPRPHYWEAKKVLQSISFRSSSDDLQQGRVQIRNHYSFLPLSTFSGEWVIEKNGYAVADGGLVGLEALPGESVWATLDISPGVIDDPMAEYFLTMVFRLREGASWASAGHCVAWEQIPLHLPSYCGDGRWAPALLRFDTWEPVKQDVLLCAAGAEVLVDAATGQMSSIKLQGKEYLRGPIRPCFWRVPTDSDIGWEVPEIMGAWKMAANRMTVHAFERGEAAGAESVRVRFLFEDPALAGASIALVYSLSHDGILRIFGELRLGEGTPELPRFGLVLPLVSRFSHAKWYGRGPQENYCDRLSGARVGIHELSVANWQTPYVRPQENGHRTGIRWLELYPEQGEDRLLHLKAAALPLLGVSVWTCTDENMENATHDAFLNKEDALTVHVDGWMMGVGGDTSWGSPVHEAYRSKIPGTYSFEFELSAGAGAG, encoded by the coding sequence ATGAAAGCATTACTTCGGGATTCGAGTATTTCAGAAAGCTCTGCAAGGACTCACCCTGCGGTCAATGACTCGCTTAAGGGGCTCCCTGAGATTGAGAATCCTCTGGTAACCGGGATCAAAAAACTGCCTCCCCGAAACACCTCGTGGCCAACTCCCGATACGGAATCGGGTTGGGCGAGCACTTATGACCACTCCCCTTGGCTGAAGTCGCTCAACAGCGAGGACGCCTGGTCTTTCTGCTGGTCACCAGAACCTTCGTCCAGACCGGCGCATTTTTACCGGCCAGACTTTGACGCTCAATCGTGGCAGCGTCTGAGAGTACCTGCGTGTTGGCAGATGCATGGCTATGGCGTGCCCATCTATTCGAATCATTGCTATCCATTTCAGCCGGACCCGCCTCGGGTCATGAGCGAGCCTCCTCCTCATTATACTGCGTACACGCAGCGAAATCCCGTCGGCTCCTATCGTCGGTGGTTTGAAGTGCCTGACGATTGGATTGAGGGTAGTGGTGAGCGCGTACTGCTGCATTTTGCTGGAGTGAGCGCTGCCATGTACGTGTGGGTGAACGGACACCTCGTTGGCTACAGTCAGGATTCACGCTCGCCGGCGGAATTCGATATTACTGAATACCTACTCACGCCTGATGTCGGCTCAAACCTATTAGCGGTTGAAGTATACAGCTATTGCGCGGGATCGTATCTGGAGGATCAGGACATGTGGAGGCTCAGCGGTATATTCCGCGATGTCTTTTTATACCGTACGCCAGCGGTTACGGTTTGGGACTTTCATCTCGAAGTTGCATTGGCCGATGATTATGAGGAGGCGTCCATTGCCCTGCATTTTAACCTGAGGCGGTTAGGCCAGAGTATGGCTGCCTTGCTCATCCGCGTATGCCTGCACGACGAGGAAGGTAATGAGCCGTGGGGTGCTCCAGTGATTGCCGAAAAGATTAAGGCCGATGAAGGCGTTAGCAAAAAAGTCACGCTGCAAAATCCCAAGCTCTGGTCCCATGAGATCCCTTACTTGTATTCCGCGCTGGTTGAACTGGTAGATGAAGAATCGGGAATTGTGATCGAGGCAAGGCGAATGGATGTGGGATTCCGCCGTATTGAAGTCCTTGGACAGCAACTTGCGATTAACGGGCGCCCGATCAAAGTCAAGGGCGTCAACCGTCACGAGTCTAACCCGGAAGCGGGCTATGTGGTCTCAGCGGCGGACATGGAGCGGGACATCCACCTGATCAAGCAGGCCAACTTCAATTTCGTGCGCGGATCGCATTATCCAAACGACCCGCGTTGGTACGGGCTGTGCAATCGGCACGGTCTGCTGGTGATGGACGAGGCCAATGTCGAAAGCCACGGGCTGAGTTATCATAAATGTGTACTGCCGGGAGATGATCTGCTGTGGGAGCCGATGACGGTTGAGCGATTGCGCCGGATGGTCGTGCGGGACCGTGGCCAGCCTTGCGTCGTGATGTGGTCGCTGGGTAATGAGGCCGGTTACGGGAAGGTGTTTCTTCGAATGCGTGAGGAGGCGCACCGGCTCGATCCTGAGCGGCGGCTTATCCAGTATGCGGATATGAATCTCGCGGGAGACATCGACAGTCAAACCTACCCGACGACAGAGTGGCTGCTTGATCATTTGGCGGGTAAAGCTGTGCGAAAAGGTGAGCACGGCGAACTTGGTAGTCCGGAGCAGCATGGCATCTATCCCTCGGGGAAGCCTTTTATTGCCAATGAGTACGCGCACGCCCATGGCAATGCGCTGGGAAATTTTAAAGATTACTGGGATATTTTCTATGCGCATCCCGAGTTGTGGGGAGGCTTCATATGGGAATGGGCCGATCAGACGCTGCTCAAGAAGGATGAGGCGGGCAGGCTTTTTCATGCCTACGGCGGAGATTTTGGTGATCAGCCGAACGACGGACGTTTTTGCTGTAAAGGACTGGTAAGCGCCGAGCGGCATCCGCGTCCGCATTATTGGGAGGCAAAAAAAGTCCTTCAGTCGATCAGCTTCCGTTCAAGTTCAGACGATCTTCAGCAGGGGCGGGTACAGATACGCAATCATTACAGCTTTCTTCCTCTTTCGACCTTCTCCGGGGAGTGGGTGATTGAGAAAAATGGATACGCGGTCGCTGACGGAGGGCTTGTTGGTCTGGAGGCCCTGCCCGGGGAAAGTGTATGGGCTACCCTCGATATTTCGCCAGGAGTCATTGACGATCCAATGGCCGAATATTTTTTGACGATGGTCTTTCGCTTGCGCGAGGGGGCATCGTGGGCTTCTGCCGGTCATTGTGTCGCATGGGAGCAAATCCCCCTCCATCTCCCATCGTACTGTGGCGATGGACGATGGGCACCTGCTCTCCTGCGTTTCGACACATGGGAACCGGTGAAGCAAGATGTTCTGCTTTGCGCGGCGGGGGCTGAAGTGCTCGTTGATGCCGCGACAGGCCAAATGTCGTCGATCAAGCTTCAGGGGAAGGAATATCTGCGTGGACCCATCAGACCGTGTTTTTGGCGTGTGCCCACCGACAGCGATATCGGGTGGGAGGTGCCTGAAATAATGGGGGCTTGGAAGATGGCGGCGAATCGGATGACGGTACATGCGTTCGAGCGTGGAGAGGCTGCCGGCGCAGAATCTGTCAGGGTGAGGTTTTTGTTTGAGGACCCTGCTCTGGCTGGCGCATCGATCGCTCTCGTGTATTCACTTTCTCATGACGGTATCTTGAGGATTTTCGGTGAGCTTCGCCTGGGTGAAGGAACGCCAGAGCTTCCACGTTTTGGGCTGGTGCTGCCTCTGGTTTCGCGCTTTAGCCACGCGAAGTGGTATGGGCGGGGGCCACAGGAAAACTACTGCGATCGCCTCAGCGGGGCTCGGGTCGGCATCCATGAGTTGTCTGTGGCGAATTGGCAGACGCCGTACGTGCGCCCTCAGGAGAATGGGCATCGCACCGGTATTCGCTGGCTGGAGTTGTACCCTGAGCAAGGGGAAGATCGACTTCTCCATCTGAAGGCCGCTGCATTACCCTTACTGGGCGTGAGCGTTTGGACCTGTACGGATGAGAATATGGAAAACGCCACGCATGATGCATTTTTGAATAAGGAAGATGCGCTGACGGTTCACGTGGATGGCTGGATGATGGGAGTGGGAGGAGATACCAGTTGGGGGTCGCCCGTGCATGAAGCATACCGGAGCAAGATTCCGGGGACCTATAGCTTTGAATTTGAACTGTCTGCCGGCGCGGGCGCCGGATGA
- a CDS encoding ATP-binding protein: MQDNSATGLPLITGKVEKPQRVVIYGPEGIGKSTLAAAFPEPVFLDTEGGTIHLNVTRFAQPQNWEDILDLIVQLGQSDHHFQTLVIDTVDWLERLLIEHICRKSHKDGIEDFGYGKGYTYLSEEFSRFLQSLEALRSRGMHLVMVAHSTIRKFEQPDAAGAYDRYELKLSKQCAPLIKEWCDLLLFVNYFTKVTETDGRKKAVGGKERRIYTAHCAAFDAKNRHGLDDVLPMEFEAIAHVFLATGTLPAPSATPSTPPASGKPATQQQIKNIQGLWQQLGCGQEQMAKLFQWLDAEALEGAESWDDLTMEQAARAISFLSKKVSEGGVA; this comes from the coding sequence ATGCAAGATAACTCCGCAACGGGCCTGCCGCTTATCACCGGTAAGGTCGAAAAACCTCAGCGGGTCGTCATCTACGGCCCCGAAGGCATCGGCAAAAGCACGCTCGCCGCCGCTTTCCCTGAACCGGTCTTCCTCGACACCGAGGGCGGCACTATCCACCTGAACGTTACCCGTTTTGCCCAGCCGCAGAACTGGGAAGACATACTCGACCTCATCGTCCAGCTTGGCCAGAGCGATCACCATTTCCAGACGCTGGTCATCGACACGGTGGACTGGTTGGAGCGCCTTCTGATCGAGCACATCTGCCGCAAATCCCATAAGGACGGCATAGAGGATTTCGGGTATGGCAAGGGCTACACCTATCTATCGGAGGAATTCTCGCGTTTCCTCCAGTCGCTAGAAGCGCTCCGCTCCCGGGGCATGCACCTTGTCATGGTGGCTCATTCCACCATCCGCAAGTTTGAGCAGCCCGACGCCGCCGGGGCCTATGACCGCTACGAGTTGAAGCTCTCCAAGCAGTGCGCCCCTCTCATTAAGGAATGGTGTGACCTGCTTCTGTTCGTGAACTACTTCACGAAGGTCACGGAGACCGATGGAAGAAAGAAGGCTGTCGGCGGCAAGGAGCGCCGCATCTACACTGCCCATTGCGCGGCCTTCGATGCCAAGAACCGTCACGGCCTCGATGATGTGCTTCCGATGGAGTTTGAGGCCATCGCTCATGTCTTCCTTGCAACGGGAACACTGCCTGCTCCCAGTGCGACCCCGTCCACCCCTCCCGCCAGCGGCAAGCCTGCCACTCAGCAACAGATCAAAAACATCCAGGGTCTCTGGCAGCAACTTGGCTGCGGGCAGGAGCAAATGGCCAAGCTGTTCCAGTGGCTAGATGCCGAGGCGTTGGAGGGCGCGGAAAGCTGGGACGATCTCACGATGGAACAGGCCGCCCGGGCCATCAGCTTCCTCTCGAAGAAAGTTTCCGAAGGAGGTGTGGCATGA
- a CDS encoding DUF669 domain-containing protein produces MKYTSQNADNLPRFVPNGDYLVTVIEASETLSKAGDEMIKLKLEVEGHGVYLYDYLVATESSFWKIDTFRKAIGDRVVEGEEVELNASALEGRQGHARLRIEEYQGKKSNKVELWITDNVPTTTLKTTPPATAQAQPKEDEDVPF; encoded by the coding sequence ATGAAGTACACCTCTCAAAATGCCGACAACCTGCCGCGCTTCGTGCCCAATGGCGACTACCTCGTCACTGTGATCGAGGCGTCGGAGACCCTGTCCAAGGCTGGTGACGAAATGATCAAGCTGAAGCTCGAGGTGGAAGGACACGGCGTCTACCTCTACGATTACCTCGTCGCGACCGAATCGAGTTTCTGGAAGATCGATACCTTCCGCAAGGCCATTGGCGACCGGGTGGTCGAGGGCGAGGAAGTCGAACTGAACGCTTCCGCTCTCGAAGGACGTCAGGGCCATGCCCGGCTTCGCATCGAGGAATACCAGGGCAAGAAGAGCAACAAGGTGGAGTTGTGGATCACGGACAACGTGCCGACTACCACCCTCAAGACAACCCCGCCCGCTACGGCTCAGGCACAACCGAAGGAGGACGAAGATGTCCCGTTTTGA